Proteins co-encoded in one Capnocytophaga ochracea DSM 7271 genomic window:
- a CDS encoding DUF6291 domain-containing protein produces the protein MERDTFVFYKDWLNVIRDLPSEVQLEVYQAIAEYAIYGNLIELKPLAKVAFGFVKQTIDRDTQKYISIKEKRKEAGVKGGRPLKNKDLEESKEKQKNQLVFEKSKKSKSPLNVNVNVNDNVNDISFLEKKKQKSVCVNFGEKEKKEEALNAEKETSPQVAPAPPPFNFKKAMLAEGFASELVDEWLKIRKAKKAINSEIAFKTFIEQVKKTGQDKNAILERVVQKQWRGFEASWLQADQIPQQTNNNQIILDENGKIITNEQQQQSTSDKQRFYAGRQTADNIRNNMQGWGAHTFGNS, from the coding sequence ATGGAACGAGATACATTTGTGTTTTACAAGGATTGGTTGAATGTTATTCGGGATTTGCCAAGTGAGGTTCAGTTGGAAGTTTATCAGGCTATTGCGGAATATGCCATATACGGTAACTTGATTGAACTAAAACCACTTGCAAAAGTAGCATTCGGATTTGTAAAGCAAACAATTGATAGGGATACACAAAAGTATATATCAATTAAAGAAAAGAGAAAAGAGGCAGGAGTAAAAGGAGGTAGGCCGCTGAAAAACAAAGACTTAGAAGAAAGCAAAGAAAAGCAAAAAAACCAATTGGTTTTTGAAAAAAGCAAAAAAAGCAAAAGCCCCCTTAATGTTAATGTAAATGTAAATGATAATGTTAATGATATTTCTTTTTTAGAAAAAAAGAAACAAAAAAGCGTGTGTGTCAATTTTGGAGAGAAAGAAAAAAAAGAAGAGGCTTTAAACGCTGAAAAAGAAACCTCCCCCCAAGTTGCGCCCGCCCCCCCTCCTTTCAATTTCAAAAAAGCAATGCTTGCGGAAGGTTTTGCCTCCGAACTTGTAGATGAGTGGTTAAAAATACGGAAGGCAAAAAAAGCCATAAACAGCGAAATTGCCTTTAAAACATTCATTGAGCAAGTGAAAAAAACAGGGCAAGACAAGAACGCTATCCTTGAAAGGGTAGTACAGAAGCAATGGAGAGGCTTTGAGGCGAGTTGGCTACAAGCAGACCAAATACCTCAACAGACCAATAATAATCAAATAATCTTAGATGAAAATGGAAAAATCATTACAAATGAACAACAGCAACAATCTACAAGCGATAAACAACGGTTTTATGCCGGTCGCCAAACAGCCGATAACATTAGAAATAATATGCAAGGCTGGGGAGCTCACACCTTTGGCAATAGCTAA
- a CDS encoding DNA cytosine methyltransferase codes for MKLIDLFSGIGGFSLGFQRAGYHFTEHYFSEIDKHAIANYKNNFPNAKYIGDITTLHGGDFTGIDIITFGSPCQDFSLAGKRAGLAGAKSSLIQYAIALIANVRPSIFIWENVKGAFSSNAGADFWAILQAFTHIGGYRLEWQLLNTRWVLPQNRERIYLIGHLAGRSECGVFPITEDDRLFKRETRKENGEFPSIKTSPARTITSRYHKMGSNDTYIQVGTYRTHNDGKGFREVKSNIAPTIPARAREDGSGMPVIQLNPSKESNGRQPYQQNRVFDEKGISPALTRHNSDFIIKQRSRGKNKGADLKVCPTISSNSFQENNLLGGIRRLTEIECERLQGFPDNWTQYGDYNGIIKPIAKTQRYKLIGNAVTVDIVELIAKRLKFTKQ; via the coding sequence ATGAAACTCATAGACCTATTCAGCGGTATTGGTGGCTTTTCGCTCGGATTTCAGCGAGCAGGCTACCATTTTACCGAGCATTATTTCAGCGAAATAGATAAACACGCAATCGCAAACTATAAAAACAATTTTCCAAATGCAAAATACATCGGAGATATTACCACTCTTCACGGAGGAGACTTTACAGGAATTGACATTATCACTTTCGGTTCGCCTTGCCAAGATTTCAGCCTTGCTGGGAAACGTGCCGGACTCGCAGGCGCAAAAAGTAGCCTTATCCAATACGCAATTGCCCTCATTGCTAACGTCAGACCAAGTATTTTTATCTGGGAGAACGTTAAAGGAGCTTTCAGCTCCAATGCTGGCGCAGACTTTTGGGCAATTCTCCAAGCCTTTACCCACATTGGGGGTTATAGACTTGAATGGCAATTGCTTAATACACGCTGGGTATTACCCCAAAATCGAGAGCGGATATATCTTATCGGACATCTTGCAGGACGAAGTGAGTGCGGAGTATTTCCTATCACAGAAGATGATAGACTGTTTAAACGGGAGACAAGGAAAGAAAATGGGGAATTTCCAAGTATAAAAACTTCACCTGCACGAACAATAACATCACGTTATCACAAAATGGGGAGCAATGATACTTACATACAAGTAGGTACTTACCGCACTCACAACGACGGTAAGGGATTTAGAGAAGTAAAAAGCAATATTGCCCCTACTATCCCCGCAAGAGCAAGGGAAGATGGCAGTGGTATGCCCGTAATACAACTTAATCCATCTAAGGAATCCAACGGCAGGCAACCCTATCAGCAAAATAGAGTTTTTGACGAAAAAGGAATAAGTCCCGCTCTAACAAGACACAATTCTGACTTTATTATAAAGCAACGTTCACGAGGAAAAAACAAAGGTGCAGACCTTAAAGTCTGCCCTACAATATCGAGCAACTCCTTTCAAGAAAATAACCTACTGGGAGGCATTAGAAGACTTACCGAAATAGAATGCGAACGCCTGCAAGGATTTCCTGACAATTGGACACAATACGGCGACTACAACGGCATAATAAAACCAATAGCCAAAACACAACGCTACAAGCTTATTGGTAATGCCGTAACAGTGGACATAGTAGAATTGATAGCAAAACGATTAAAATTTACAAAACAATGA
- a CDS encoding YopX family protein → MRTIKFRGFTDCLVQDKWVYGFLSEENKIRKTTSLIDYEVDKASIGQFTGLYDKNGTEIYEGDILAHDYGDYSLIVYREECMAFCRVDAKDVGNINGYFNLSEHAWRSCLQRAEVIGNQYENPELLNYKEED, encoded by the coding sequence ATGAGAACAATAAAATTTAGAGGATTTACGGACTGCTTAGTTCAAGATAAATGGGTTTATGGCTTTTTAAGTGAAGAAAATAAAATAAGGAAAACAACAAGCCTTATTGACTATGAAGTAGATAAAGCATCTATTGGACAGTTTACAGGACTGTATGACAAAAACGGCACTGAAATCTATGAGGGCGACATTCTTGCCCACGATTATGGAGATTACAGCCTTATTGTGTACCGAGAGGAATGTATGGCATTCTGTCGTGTCGATGCCAAAGATGTAGGCAACATTAATGGGTATTTCAACCTTTCTGAACACGCTTGGCGTTCGTGTTTGCAACGTGCAGAAGTTATTGGAAACCAATATGAAAACCCCGAATTGTTAAATTATAAAGAAGAAGATTAA
- a CDS encoding MazG-like family protein: MKTIQELIPLIQEWAKERKIYEELTPFDELLKTHEEVGELIKACYDNDRIGIRDAIGDVMVTLINYCNLIGEDFVNLYEISLKQTKCVTTKTISAVNANSYVAKMITDEIVSFCKNGITYTFYNISDVLNELRLVTELEGTTLEACLNLAYNEIKNRKGKIINGKFIKDE, translated from the coding sequence ATGAAAACAATCCAAGAACTCATTCCACTTATCCAAGAGTGGGCAAAAGAAAGAAAAATCTACGAAGAGCTAACCCCCTTTGATGAACTCCTGAAAACCCACGAGGAAGTCGGCGAACTTATCAAAGCGTGTTATGACAATGACCGCATAGGCATACGCGATGCCATAGGCGATGTAATGGTTACCCTTATTAACTATTGTAATTTAATAGGTGAAGATTTTGTTAATCTTTATGAAATATCATTGAAACAAACAAAATGCGTCACAACTAAAACTATATCAGCAGTTAATGCTAATTCTTACGTTGCTAAAATGATAACTGATGAGATTGTAAGTTTTTGCAAAAACGGAATAACCTACACTTTTTATAACATATCAGACGTGCTTAACGAATTGCGCCTTGTAACTGAATTAGAAGGCACAACCTTAGAAGCCTGTCTGAACCTCGCTTACAACGAAATCAAAAACAGAAAAGGCAAAATTATTAACGGTAAATTTATCAAAGATGAATAA